Genomic window (Candidatus Methanoperedens sp.):
TAGATTAGCGGTGTTATAGCAGGCACAGGTGTCGCTACTGTGATTTGAGGAGTCGGTGCCGTGGGAATTATCATTACAGTAGCTGCAGGTATTGTGATTTGTGGAGTAGGTATAGGAGTTTTCTTTGCGGATTTAAGCTGTATTTCAACTTCCTGACTGCTCGTGCTTATCTTTCTACCTATGGATCCGAGTTCATAGTATTCAGCATTTGCAGCAGGAAGGGTGATGCTCTCTTTGGAATCGATTCTAAGGATGTAGCTGAAACTAATATTCATTGTTGCTTCCAGAAATCCCCCACTCGATGTGCTGCCTCTGACCAGGGTCACATCATCTGGCAACGTGTCCATGATATTCAACCTTGTAGGAGTACTTCCTGTATTTTCTGCAACCACAGTTACAGTCACAGCATCGCCAGGGTTGAACTCTGAAACATCCGCATGCTTCGTGAGGATAATCTTTGGTCCGTATACAACAATCATCGGCTGGTTTGATCGCACGCTATAAAATTCATTATTTACTACGAACTCAGCGGTGGCTGCGGGAAAGATGATACCCTCCTTGTTCGACTCAAGAGGTCTTACCAGATAGTGGTAGTCCCATTCCCCATTGACAGGAATATCAACAACCCAGTGCAGCGATTGGTTGCCGAGGAGTTTAAAACCGTTTGGAAGAGAATCTGTTATATTTACATTTCTAGCATCGAGCCTTCCATTGTTTTTTACAGATAATGAAACGATGTTGTAGTCCTTTAAATACATCTTATTAACCGTGGTTTTGCTTACGGAGAGCATAACAGGAACCTCGGCTGCCATTGAAATGCTCTTTATGGACGTTGCCGTATATGGAATATTCATAACATCGTATCCGCTGACGTTTGCTGATATGCTGTGCATTTCCAGTTCTGGGAGAATGGGTGATGCAAATGTAATGGTCTCGGTGGCGGATTCCCCTATTTTAATTCTATCATAGTGATATTTTAGATTTCCCCTGTTTATTGGAAGTTCTGTGTCAATGACCATATCAACATTAACCGCATCAGCCGAGCCTGTATTTTCTAAGTTTACAGTTGCAACAATGTTTGTGGTGTATGAGGATACGTATTTATCTTTGTCCGTCTGTATCGATACCGCAAGGCTTGGAATACCTCTTGGATCCAATTCAATTACCGCCCACGGAGCATAACTTTCAAAAATCCACTCTTGTGCATTTTGAGCAGGGAGTCCGGTTGCTGTAACTCTCAAATTACCATCAGGAACGATATACGATTCCGTCAATCGGAGGGCAGCAGTGCCTATGTAACTGCCATTTTTTGAAATATCCAGCTCCACGAAGGGTTCAACATGTTCTTCAGGCCCTGGTCTGTATTTTGCCGATTCCACAGGTGCCGGAAATCCTATCACTTTTACTGAATACCCATTATATGTGAGCATTTCGCCACGAATGAGCTTGTTTGACACACCCCCTGTCCACTGCAGTTGTGAACTATCAGATGTTTGGGCAAAGCCGAACCCTGAGAAAATCAAGGCTATTATGATACCACAAATCAAGCCTTTTTTCCTCTTGTCGAGAGTGGATATATTTTTAAATAACATCTTTGGATAACTTAATAATTCTAACACTCATGCTTTTGCACGTAGTTCCCAATTTCCTTGACTTTGGTGCAAACAATACTGCTTTATTTTTCATCTGTAGCCTCTTTGGATGAATACATCCATAGCGGCTTCTTTTCACTGCCTACATTGCGTCGCTGGATTTTATCTGTCTCAAGCAGGATTGTTATGAGATTCTCTGCCGTTGATTTGCTGCAACCAAGGCTATTTATTATTTCACGCAGCGATTTTTCACGAACATATAGCAAGACCAATACTTGCTCGGTTGTGAATTTTTTTTGATACTGGTGTTCTAAATGCATCGCGTCACCTCAATCATATTAAGGGCAGCTAAATTAGTTCCATCGGTAATTTCATCGATGGCTTCAACGTAAAGACTTTCACTGATCGTCGCTGAGGTTTTTTTTGCAATCCGGGTACTCCTGGCGTTCGTTACGTCCCGCCTCCGGATGAGCACGGCAGATGCCACGGCAGCCACCATTGCAATGAATATCATGGGCGTGCCTATACCTGCCAGCGCCTCCTCAGTCTTTATTAATGCCTTCATGTACGTTTCCTCCTCCTTTTATAATTATTATGATGAGTATCATAAATTAATAGACACAATAGAATTTAAACTTTACGCTTTGAAGCTTTGAGCCTAAAAGGTTTTCTCGCTGATTTTTGTGCAGATAATGGGGATTTTATGGTAGAATTTGCCTCCAGTTCTTCCACTAATTTCATTCCTGTCAATTTTAAGAGAGTTATATTTATATATTTACAATGCCAATGTCATCATAATACTTATTATAACAATGTGGTAATATGGATAAAGAAATCTGCACCTGTCCAAAATGCGGTAATCAAGATAACATTTGGCATGGTTACAGATACAACAAATCCGGGGAAAAAAGACTGAGGAAATGCAAAGGCTGCGGTACAAAATTCACTCCAGATGATGGATTCCTGAGACGGCGTTTCCGGAAAGAGCATATCAAGGAGGCGGTCTCCCTTCGCCAGAGCGGTCTTTCGCTGGGCAAGGTTAAGGAGCATATGCAGCAGCGCCACGGGATTGAGGTTTCGCGATGGATGATTAGTCTGTGGTGCCGGGATTATTTCAGGAGTATGGATAAATTCACTGAAACAGTTATGCCAGATATAAAAGGAAATGCGCATGCTGGAGACGTAATTGTGATCAAGGATAACAGAAACTTGGATGAGATATGAAGTCCAGAATTGTATTTATAAAGAAAATCGGAGGATTAGAATATGAAAGGAAATTATAAAATTGGAATTGCAGTTTTACTGTTGGTTACGATAACAGCAGCGTCGGCAGCTACACAGATCGGAGACAATATAACTGTTGCGAATAACGTCACAGCACAGAACTTTATAGGTAATTTAAATTGGGCATATTTATTAGGAATTCCTACAGATTTTCCGAACTCGACAGCGGTAACAGCAAACAATACAGCGAATGGTGCTGTTCAAACTTCGCTTTATAATGGCGACTTCCCGAATACCTCTTTGCCGAATTATCTTTTGATTTCAACATACGGTACCGACTTCCCGAACTTGACAGCAGTAACAGCAAACAATACAGCGAATGGTGCTGTTCAGACTTCGCTTTATAATGGCGACTTCCCGAATACCTCTTTGCCGAATTATCTTTTGATTTCAACATACGGTACCGACTTCCCGAACTCGACAGCAGTAACAGCAAACAACACAGCGAATGGTGCTGTTCAGACTTCGCTTTATAATGGCGACTTCCCGAATACTTCCTTGCCGAATTATCTTTTGATTTCAACATACGGTACCGACTTCCCGAACTCGACAGCAGTAACAGCAAACAACACAGCGAATGGTGCTGTTCAAACTTCGCTTTATAATGGCAACTTCCCGAATACCTCTTTGCCTAATTATCTTTTGATTTCAACATACGGTACCGACTTCCCGAACTCGACAGCAGTAACAGCAAACAACACAGCGAATGGTGCTGTTCAAACTTCACTTTATAATGGCAACTTCCCGAACAGTTCTGTCCTGACAAAAGAACCGGCAATCACAGGCTCAACCTCAAATACTTTTTGGAATGGATTAAAACAATTTGTTACTCTATCAAGCGGATTGATTACTGATTTTTCAGCAGCGGTAAGAACAAATATATCAGCAACAGGTAATGCTACTTACAACTCAGCCACCGGAGTGATTGATGCTCTTACCAATATAACAGCAGTAAGGACTTCAATATCAGCAACAGGCAATGCTACTTATAATTCATCGACTGGTGTAATTGACGCATTAACTAACATCACTGCAGTAAGGAATTCAATATCATCAAGCAGCGGGCTTGTATCTTATAATTCTTCGACAGGAGTAGTATCGGATAGCATCAATTCATCTGCAAATCTGTATAATATAAATGGCAGTAATGTAACAAGTGGCAAAGTAAATAGTCAATTCCTTAATATAACCAATATTACGTCGTATTTATCTAGTAATAAAGTTACACCAAACAACAACGTATACGTTGTCGGGCCTACCATAAATCTTCAAGCCGGCACATGGTTTCTTAATGGAGGAGTTACAGTATCCGAAGTCGGAGGTGCTGGTTCACTAAAAGTAGTAACGTGTAATATGTCACAAGGTGGCACAAATGTAATATCTTCAGGTGAAGCTGCTAGCAATGCCGTACCAGCGGTAATCCAATTGTCCGGGCTTATATCCCTTAGTTCACCAGCTACCGCACAGAT
Coding sequences:
- a CDS encoding tetratricopeptide repeat protein, with product MLFKNISTLDKRKKGLICGIIIALIFSGFGFAQTSDSSQLQWTGGVSNKLIRGEMLTYNGYSVKVIGFPAPVESAKYRPGPEEHVEPFVELDISKNGSYIGTAALRLTESYIVPDGNLRVTATGLPAQNAQEWIFESYAPWAVIELDPRGIPSLAVSIQTDKDKYVSSYTTNIVATVNLENTGSADAVNVDMVIDTELPINRGNLKYHYDRIKIGESATETITFASPILPELEMHSISANVSGYDVMNIPYTATSIKSISMAAEVPVMLSVSKTTVNKMYLKDYNIVSLSVKNNGRLDARNVNITDSLPNGFKLLGNQSLHWVVDIPVNGEWDYHYLVRPLESNKEGIIFPAATAEFVVNNEFYSVRSNQPMIVVYGPKIILTKHADVSEFNPGDAVTVTVVAENTGSTPTRLNIMDTLPDDVTLVRGSTSSGGFLEATMNISFSYILRIDSKESITLPAANAEYYELGSIGRKISTSSQEVEIQLKSAKKTPIPTPQITIPAATVMIIPTAPTPQITVATPVPAITPLIYEPLNTLYEMLGKAYIFLNSILFGEPQEGLSIRKSTVDTMYLKDYTSISLSVKNNGTYDLKNVSITDSLPDGFKLLGNQSLHWVVDIPANGEWKYHYDVRPLEPNNVGIVFPVATAEFNINNRSYNIGSNQPKIVVLGPKVVLTKQTDVSVVRPGDTVIVTVIAENTGSTPTKVIINDLLPDNVTLVSGNTTLERPLEANEKVSLNYAVKIGSTLPFKLPSATADYYEFDTQGRKISTKSQELQIQIRSAERITVPIPKNTIGSKFPPWGYILIALIVIVLALHGSRKYKKAIKVYEKTIEITPESADDWYNKGQSLQSSGKYEEAMKAYDRAIEITPEYASAWYNKGFDLYKLGEYEEARKSYDKAREIIHRGSGYEKGEKE